A stretch of Candidatus Vicinibacter affinis DNA encodes these proteins:
- the recO gene encoding DNA repair protein RecO → MIRTKGIVLKALKYKESSLILDIFTEDQGLHSFLINSVYKKGDQRLAAILSAGNIIELIAYFNEQKNLHRLKEVQYAYIYQDINFNLVKSAISTFILEICRKTIKDNHPNPELFQFIQRCLIILDKQEIADPDFHLKFLIRLTKILGFQPANNYSGTDNSFDLENGQFCSYMIQSPYHLEPVLSQYLHGLLSETDSQQTIPIKLNKLDRRKMLDSLALYYRIHIENFGLLNSPDIFRSIL, encoded by the coding sequence ATGATCCGCACCAAGGGAATTGTACTTAAAGCTTTAAAATATAAGGAATCTAGCCTAATTCTTGATATTTTTACTGAAGACCAGGGATTACATTCATTCCTCATCAACAGTGTTTACAAAAAAGGAGATCAAAGGCTAGCGGCTATTCTAAGTGCAGGAAACATTATTGAATTAATTGCATATTTTAACGAACAAAAAAATCTTCATCGCTTAAAAGAAGTGCAATATGCCTATATTTATCAGGACATTAATTTCAATTTGGTAAAATCAGCAATTTCTACTTTTATATTGGAAATTTGTCGCAAAACAATAAAAGACAACCACCCTAATCCAGAGCTGTTTCAATTCATCCAAAGATGCTTAATTATTTTGGATAAACAAGAAATTGCGGATCCTGATTTTCATTTAAAATTTTTAATCAGATTAACAAAAATTCTTGGCTTCCAGCCTGCAAATAATTATTCTGGAACAGACAATTCTTTTGATTTGGAAAATGGTCAATTTTGTTCCTACATGATTCAAAGTCCTTACCACCTTGAGCCTGTTTTAAGTCAATACTTGCATGGCTTATTAAGTGAGACGGATTCCCAACAAACCATTCCAATTAAATTAAATAAATTGGATCGAAGGAAAATGTTGGACAGTCTTGCCCTGTACTACAGAATTCATATTGAAAATTTCGGGTTACTCAATTCACCTGATATTTTTAGATCTATTCTCTGA
- a CDS encoding proline dehydrogenase family protein produces the protein MSDSGDPKLDFNNTEIAFSYKSNKELIKTYRLFQLMNNPTLVKLGSLFGNLAAKMPFGIGDPFIRETIFFQFCGGTNLFECQKVVDRLNFRNTLTILDFGVEAKEKEEDFEHTLAENIKAIEFACSNPNVPVISTKLTGYVSVNLLEKIQSGENLSELEKNQFQRLENRFAQLCKKAHEMGVSIFVDAEESWIQDPIDQLVLKYMAIYNKEKPILYNTYQLYRKDRLNYLKDNLKLAKENNFILGVKIVRGAYMEKERKRAEDKGYPDPIQPDKSSTDGDYNDALRFCIDNIDQISLCNSSHNWESNLLQVDLMTQNQISRDHPHMNFCQLYGMSDNITFNLSAQGYNVAKYVPYGPIREVTPYLTRRAQENTSVTGDMSRELNLLTKEMKRRGLL, from the coding sequence ATGTCAGATTCTGGAGACCCGAAACTCGATTTCAACAATACGGAAATTGCATTTTCCTATAAATCAAATAAGGAGCTTATAAAAACTTACAGATTATTTCAGCTGATGAATAATCCTACTTTAGTTAAACTGGGTTCCCTCTTTGGTAACCTGGCTGCTAAGATGCCATTTGGAATAGGAGACCCTTTTATCAGAGAAACGATATTTTTTCAGTTTTGTGGTGGGACAAATCTTTTTGAATGTCAAAAAGTGGTCGACCGTCTGAATTTTAGAAACACACTTACGATTCTGGACTTTGGAGTAGAGGCTAAAGAGAAAGAAGAAGATTTTGAACATACCTTGGCGGAAAATATCAAAGCAATAGAATTTGCCTGCAGCAATCCCAATGTTCCAGTGATTTCAACAAAACTAACAGGCTATGTTTCAGTAAACTTACTTGAAAAAATACAATCAGGAGAAAATCTGAGTGAATTAGAAAAAAATCAATTTCAAAGGCTTGAAAATCGTTTTGCCCAGTTGTGTAAGAAGGCTCATGAAATGGGTGTTTCAATATTTGTTGATGCAGAAGAAAGTTGGATTCAAGATCCAATTGATCAGTTGGTTTTAAAATATATGGCCATCTATAATAAAGAGAAGCCGATTTTGTACAATACATATCAGCTGTATCGAAAGGACAGACTTAATTACCTGAAGGATAATCTAAAATTGGCAAAGGAAAATAATTTTATTTTAGGTGTTAAAATTGTCCGAGGAGCCTATATGGAGAAAGAACGGAAGAGAGCTGAGGATAAAGGGTATCCAGATCCAATTCAGCCTGATAAATCCTCAACCGATGGTGATTATAATGATGCACTTAGATTTTGCATTGATAACATTGATCAAATTAGCTTATGTAATTCCAGTCACAATTGGGAAAGTAACTTGTTGCAAGTGGACCTCATGACGCAAAATCAGATTTCAAGAGATCATCCACACATGAATTTCTGCCAATTGTATGGGATGAGTGATAATATTACATTCAATCTTTCAGCTCAGGGATATAATGTTGCAAAATATGTACCTTATGGTCCTATCAGAGAAGTTACTCCCTATCTTACAAGAAGGGCACAGGAAAACACCAGCGTTACCGGTGACATGAGCCGGGAATTAAACTTGTTGACCAAGGAAATGAAAAGAAGAGGTTTACTTTAG
- the miaB gene encoding tRNA (N6-isopentenyl adenosine(37)-C2)-methylthiotransferase MiaB, whose amino-acid sequence MYHQDSNHSILEENRQGEALAYKRESEQTNSRYFYIESYGCQMNFSDSEIVASILSDEGLQSTKDFQLAELILLNTCSIREKAEETVRKRLKDFAKLKKSKPELLIGVLGCMAERLKSKFLEDEKLVDIVVGPDAYRDLPRLVNQAMDGDKAINVFLSREETYADIAPLRLDSNGITAFISIMRGCDNMCSFCVVPYTRGRERSRSAFTIMAEAEDLFSKGFREVTLLGQNVDSYKWENPETGQLINFANLLEMIAEINPLLRVRFSTSHPKDITDEVLHTISKFDNICKYIHLPVQSGSSRILKLMNRTYDREWYLNRIASIKNIIPECAVSSDVITGFCSETEEDHQDTLSIMKWSDYSMSYMFHYSERPGTPAAKKLKDDVSLDVKKRRLSEIIRLQNQLSYQHNQRDVGNIFNVLIEGDSKRSDQMFKGRNSQNKMIVFPKKAGLQVGDYVSVRVESASSATLNGVIV is encoded by the coding sequence ATGTACCATCAAGATTCTAACCATTCTATATTGGAAGAAAATCGCCAAGGGGAAGCTCTTGCTTACAAAAGGGAAAGTGAGCAAACTAACTCCCGGTATTTTTATATAGAGAGTTATGGCTGCCAAATGAATTTTAGTGATTCTGAGATTGTCGCATCCATCCTTTCAGATGAAGGCTTGCAATCCACCAAGGACTTTCAACTTGCCGAGCTTATTCTGCTTAATACTTGCTCCATCAGAGAAAAGGCTGAAGAAACAGTCCGCAAGCGTCTTAAAGACTTTGCCAAACTCAAAAAGAGTAAGCCGGAGTTACTTATTGGAGTGTTGGGTTGTATGGCAGAACGTCTGAAATCAAAATTTCTTGAAGACGAAAAACTTGTCGACATAGTGGTTGGACCTGATGCCTACCGAGATTTACCACGTTTGGTGAATCAAGCTATGGATGGTGATAAAGCCATCAATGTCTTTTTATCCAGGGAAGAAACTTATGCAGATATAGCTCCATTGAGATTGGACAGTAATGGGATTACTGCATTTATTTCAATTATGAGAGGATGCGATAATATGTGCTCCTTTTGTGTGGTTCCATACACTCGTGGAAGGGAAAGAAGCAGAAGTGCTTTTACAATTATGGCTGAGGCAGAGGATCTCTTTTCCAAAGGATTTAGAGAGGTAACCTTGCTAGGACAAAATGTGGATAGCTATAAATGGGAAAACCCGGAGACAGGGCAACTAATTAATTTTGCTAATCTCCTTGAAATGATTGCAGAGATAAATCCATTGCTCAGGGTAAGATTTTCAACTTCACATCCGAAAGACATTACAGATGAGGTGTTGCATACCATTTCAAAATTTGATAATATTTGTAAATATATTCACCTTCCTGTTCAATCAGGATCCAGCAGGATCCTTAAATTGATGAACCGAACCTATGATCGAGAATGGTATTTAAACCGTATCGCTTCTATAAAAAATATAATACCTGAATGTGCCGTGTCCTCTGATGTAATTACAGGATTTTGCAGTGAGACTGAAGAGGATCATCAGGATACACTTTCAATCATGAAATGGTCAGACTACAGTATGTCTTACATGTTCCATTATTCAGAAAGACCAGGGACTCCTGCTGCCAAAAAATTAAAGGATGATGTTTCGTTGGATGTTAAAAAAAGAAGGCTTAGTGAAATTATCAGACTTCAGAATCAATTAAGCTATCAGCATAATCAAAGAGATGTTGGTAACATTTTCAATGTTCTGATAGAAGGTGATTCAAAGCGATCCGATCAAATGTTTAAAGGCAGGAATTCACAAAATAAAATGATTGTATTTCCCAAAAAGGCTGGACTTCAGGTTGGGGATTATGTTTCAGTTAGAGTTGAATCCGCATCAAGTGCTACACTTAACGGTGTGATAGTCTAG
- a CDS encoding sigma-54-dependent Fis family transcriptional regulator produces MESVQAVKQRYGIYGRSDKLNQALDTAIRVATTDLTVLIFGESGTGKEVFSKVIHNLSPRKHNQFIAVNCGAIPAGTINSELFGHEKGSFTGATSDRKGYFETVDGGTIFLDEIGEMPQDTQAFLLRVLESGEFIRVGSSKTLKTNVRVIAATNVNLLEKVRRGKFREDLYYRLNTVPIRVPSLKERREDILIFFRKFAQDFAEKYRTSPIELEDASESLIENYAWPGNIRELRNAVEQLSVLSDRKNISPNDLLRIIPDIHQTNLPSIGSNDQAGEATGYHEREILYKLLFDMKQDLNQLKTMFVQMVQANDLEMPPSMDKGITVIPNNSSPAWPSYTSTSHTERPIIIQKNKDEFENVELVEEHLSLDDMEKDMILKALKKFNGKRKDAADELGISERTLYRKIKQFSIEI; encoded by the coding sequence ATGGAAAGTGTTCAGGCAGTTAAACAACGATACGGAATTTATGGGAGATCTGATAAGCTTAATCAGGCTCTTGACACTGCCATTCGTGTAGCAACGACTGATCTTACTGTTTTGATTTTTGGAGAAAGTGGTACAGGAAAAGAGGTGTTTTCAAAAGTAATCCATAACCTGAGCCCTAGAAAACACAATCAGTTTATCGCTGTGAACTGTGGTGCGATTCCTGCGGGTACGATTAACTCTGAACTTTTTGGCCACGAAAAAGGATCTTTTACCGGAGCTACTTCAGATCGAAAAGGCTACTTTGAAACGGTTGATGGGGGAACTATTTTCCTGGATGAGATAGGAGAAATGCCCCAAGATACTCAGGCCTTTTTACTGAGAGTGTTAGAATCCGGCGAATTCATACGTGTTGGTTCTTCTAAAACACTCAAAACAAACGTCAGGGTGATTGCCGCTACCAATGTTAACCTTTTAGAAAAAGTGCGACGTGGTAAATTCAGAGAAGATCTTTATTATCGATTAAATACAGTTCCTATAAGGGTGCCTTCGCTAAAGGAAAGAAGAGAGGACATACTAATATTCTTTAGGAAATTTGCACAGGATTTTGCTGAAAAATACCGGACCAGTCCGATAGAACTGGAGGATGCCTCTGAGTCTTTAATAGAAAATTATGCATGGCCCGGAAACATAAGGGAACTCCGCAATGCTGTTGAGCAATTATCCGTGCTATCAGATCGAAAAAATATAAGTCCGAATGATTTACTCCGAATCATTCCTGATATTCATCAGACTAACTTACCCTCCATTGGCAGTAACGATCAGGCTGGAGAAGCTACTGGTTACCATGAACGTGAAATTTTATATAAACTGCTTTTTGACATGAAGCAGGACTTGAACCAATTAAAAACCATGTTTGTCCAAATGGTACAAGCCAATGATTTAGAAATGCCACCATCAATGGATAAAGGTATCACAGTCATTCCCAATAATTCTTCTCCTGCATGGCCATCTTATACAAGTACAAGCCATACCGAAAGACCGATCATTATCCAAAAGAATAAGGACGAATTTGAGAATGTGGAATTGGTAGAAGAACATTTATCTTTGGACGATATGGAAAAGGATATGATCCTGAAAGCGCTCAAAAAATTTAATGGAAAAAGGAAGGATGCAGCGGATGAATTAGGGATCTCGGAACGAACTTTGTATCGAAAAATTAAGCAATTTTCCATCGAAATATGA
- the secG gene encoding preprotein translocase subunit SecG produces the protein MLITLITILIAIDCVLLIGVVLIQNPKGGGVDSTFGGQSANQMFGAARSADFIEKLTWYLAAILFALCILVAIMAGSGAEVAPSVPIPPPQ, from the coding sequence ATGCTTATTACGCTGATAACCATACTGATAGCCATTGATTGTGTACTTTTAATTGGCGTTGTATTGATCCAGAATCCTAAGGGAGGAGGTGTAGATTCTACTTTTGGCGGACAAAGTGCTAATCAAATGTTTGGGGCTGCAAGATCAGCTGATTTTATTGAAAAACTTACCTGGTATTTAGCTGCAATTCTTTTTGCATTGTGCATTTTGGTAGCTATTATGGCCGGGTCTGGCGCTGAAGTGGCTCCTTCAGTTCCAATTCCTCCTCCTCAATAG
- a CDS encoding phosphoglycerate dehydrogenase, with protein MRILITDDVHPCLISGFNIKGYFVEYSPAITLNEVHDIIGSYDGIVVNTKVIMDKALIDKAIHLKCVARLGSGLDTLDTLYLNQKGIYYFNTPEANCQAVGEHALASFLALARNILRADQEVRNFSWHRELNRGFELGSMCFGIIGCGHTGQAFIRLLKPFGCRIIVFDPNKVLSFEDDNVVIAKNMDELLDCSVISLHVDLNSSTRHLINQKFVEDMKRPFYLINTSRGAVVKIIDVEEGLQSGKILGACLDVFENEKTSTFSEAEHKLYTSLYSRKNVILTPHIAGWTFESKLKIAQAVLSKWPT; from the coding sequence ATGAGGATTCTGATAACAGATGATGTTCATCCCTGCCTGATTAGTGGTTTCAATATAAAAGGTTATTTTGTTGAATACTCTCCAGCCATCACTTTGAATGAAGTGCATGACATAATAGGAAGTTATGACGGAATTGTAGTGAATACCAAGGTCATAATGGATAAGGCATTGATTGACAAAGCTATTCATCTAAAATGTGTTGCTAGACTTGGGTCTGGCCTGGATACTTTGGATACACTCTATCTCAACCAAAAAGGAATTTATTATTTTAACACACCTGAAGCAAATTGTCAGGCAGTTGGAGAACACGCTCTTGCCAGCTTCCTTGCTTTGGCCCGCAACATTCTTCGAGCGGATCAGGAAGTGAGAAATTTTAGCTGGCACAGAGAGCTAAACAGAGGTTTTGAACTTGGATCCATGTGCTTTGGCATTATTGGCTGCGGGCATACCGGACAAGCGTTTATCCGCCTGTTAAAACCCTTTGGATGTCGGATTATTGTTTTTGATCCAAACAAAGTGCTTTCATTTGAAGATGACAATGTAGTGATAGCCAAAAACATGGATGAATTGCTTGATTGCTCAGTCATCAGTCTCCACGTTGATTTAAATTCTTCGACCAGACATCTCATTAATCAAAAATTTGTCGAAGATATGAAGCGCCCTTTTTATTTAATAAATACTTCCAGAGGGGCAGTTGTAAAAATAATAGACGTTGAAGAAGGACTTCAATCAGGCAAAATTTTAGGTGCTTGCCTGGACGTTTTTGAAAATGAAAAAACATCAACATTCAGTGAAGCTGAGCACAAACTGTACACTAGCCTATATTCTCGTAAAAATGTAATTCTCACACCCCACATTGCAGGTTGGACGTTTGAGTCAAAGCTAAAGATTGCGCAAGCTGTATTGAGTAAATGGCCGACCTAG
- a CDS encoding TonB-dependent receptor encodes MRKILTNNKICSDDGYFCGYFLYFQDPLLKWVLLKKLKKYLTLQTFCTNKTTSNHMKLRLLFILLTFFALGPVLMAQTKLEGTVKDRETGEPLINAAVKVFKGKDLYQGVITDFDGNYSIILDPGNYNVEASYAGNTQKIERVQVNSGKVNKLDFSIASGVQLEAVEVKAYKVPIIETDKTTSDQTITAEDIKTLGTRNINAIASTVSGVSSVDGGDVSIRGARTDGTVYFLDGVRITGRAPSAVDIEQVTVIKGGLEPQYGDVTGGIIALTTKGPSSEFAGSIEGETSNYLDPYGYTFLSGNISGPIYKKNNRSILGFRLSGQYTRLKDDDPPAFGDYFAKESTIDRLSQDPVISFKGNPVTNAFFLKEGDDVEFKKYNLNDENTAYDVTGKLDIKPSQNIDLTLSGTYSDVSDRFVPGDDIIGGGNWRLLNWVNNPTNQNNTYRANLRFRHRLGRLADLSPEALANAEQNKKISVIQNAYYTIQLGYQNRTGLSQDFRHKDNFFDYGFVGQFQREWIPTFNDNLINDGYLDRVVKYTPGEINSAFANYNKIPIRDTANIQSYPAFNGNVSSSFYDTWGGIHTNVGSVYNRYSKFDNDLYSAQITSGFDFIPGGSKKGRHNIQFGILLEQSINRNYTVIPYNLWRYARLLQNGHIKSGVDSNVIIGYTKVFNPQIQDSVEVPYFRTLIELKDESKFYKSIRALQFANISLDSSQYLFADVDRFRPSDLSLDMFSAAELTEQSAVGFSGFDYLGNKLKGNVKFEDFFKRDANGRQSFAVAPFSPIYAAGYLQDKFTYKDIIFRVGGRVDYYDANTKVLKDPYSLYGILGAKSFHDQKGSPKPSTIGDEFSVYLVDQGAPDVKAYRDGDQWYFANGTPANNSLAIFGDNNLVYPAYIQPADTLRDIRGQYFKVDESFEDYKPQINWMPRIAFSFPISDDANFFAHYDILVQRPTSDNFVSPLSYYYWDINGRTPSANGNLRPSRKVDYEVGFQQKITNSSSVVFSAYYNELRDMIQITTLSKVATVGTYNTFRNLDFGTVKGFNFTYDLRRVNNFEFNAAYTLQFADGTGSDARSQEGLTGKGINIRNIFPFNYDERHRFSFSADYRYASGKQYNGPRIGGLDILANTGVNLLLVTASGRPYSPGLNVVRYDGSGYRGSINGARLPWNFNIDFRADKYIQLTKTDAKHPLFLNVYCRVQNLLNTKNVIGLYRGSSDAADDGYLSSGRGANDINSAVQTYGQENLQYFIDSYNWALLNPDFYTLPRRIYIGAIFEF; translated from the coding sequence ATGCGTAAAATATTAACTAACAATAAGATATGCTCCGATGATGGTTACTTCTGTGGGTATTTCTTATATTTTCAGGACCCCTTGTTAAAATGGGTTCTTTTGAAAAAACTTAAGAAATACTTAACATTGCAGACTTTTTGTACAAACAAAACAACTTCTAACCACATGAAGCTAAGACTACTATTCATTTTACTGACATTCTTCGCGTTAGGTCCAGTACTTATGGCCCAAACCAAACTTGAAGGAACAGTCAAAGACAGAGAAACAGGAGAACCCCTAATTAATGCAGCTGTTAAGGTATTTAAGGGAAAGGACCTTTACCAGGGTGTAATAACCGATTTTGACGGGAACTACAGTATAATCTTAGATCCCGGCAACTATAACGTGGAAGCAAGCTACGCGGGAAACACCCAAAAAATTGAAAGAGTCCAGGTAAATAGTGGAAAAGTTAACAAGCTGGATTTTAGCATTGCTTCTGGAGTTCAATTGGAAGCTGTAGAAGTAAAGGCCTATAAAGTGCCAATTATTGAAACAGACAAAACTACCAGTGATCAAACCATCACTGCGGAAGACATCAAAACGCTTGGGACACGTAACATTAATGCCATTGCCTCTACTGTATCAGGTGTATCCAGTGTGGATGGAGGAGATGTATCGATCAGAGGAGCCCGAACAGATGGAACAGTTTATTTTTTGGATGGGGTTAGGATCACAGGAAGAGCGCCATCCGCTGTTGATATTGAACAAGTAACGGTTATTAAAGGGGGACTTGAACCGCAATACGGGGATGTTACCGGTGGGATTATTGCTTTGACAACAAAAGGCCCATCTTCAGAATTTGCCGGATCTATTGAAGGAGAAACTTCTAACTACCTTGACCCATATGGTTACACATTTTTAAGTGGAAACATCAGCGGTCCAATTTATAAAAAGAACAATCGCTCCATTCTTGGTTTTCGCTTGTCTGGTCAATATACCAGATTGAAAGATGATGATCCTCCTGCGTTTGGCGATTATTTTGCAAAAGAAAGTACGATTGATCGACTCTCTCAGGATCCTGTCATTTCTTTTAAGGGAAATCCTGTAACCAATGCCTTCTTTTTGAAAGAAGGAGATGATGTTGAATTTAAGAAGTACAATCTGAATGATGAGAATACTGCTTATGATGTAACAGGAAAACTGGATATTAAGCCTAGTCAGAACATTGATTTAACCCTTTCAGGAACTTATTCAGATGTGAGTGATCGTTTTGTTCCTGGAGACGATATCATAGGAGGTGGTAACTGGCGCTTGCTGAATTGGGTGAATAATCCTACCAATCAAAATAATACCTACAGAGCTAACTTAAGATTTAGACACCGATTAGGAAGATTGGCTGACTTATCTCCTGAGGCACTTGCCAATGCTGAGCAAAACAAGAAAATATCCGTCATACAAAATGCTTACTATACCATTCAATTAGGGTATCAGAACAGAACCGGGCTAAGTCAGGATTTTCGCCACAAGGATAATTTCTTTGATTATGGCTTCGTGGGTCAGTTTCAACGAGAATGGATACCGACATTTAATGACAATTTGATAAATGATGGATACCTCGATAGAGTGGTTAAGTATACGCCTGGTGAAATCAATTCAGCATTTGCTAATTATAATAAAATACCTATTCGGGATACTGCTAATATTCAGTCTTATCCAGCATTTAATGGAAATGTAAGTTCATCTTTTTATGATACTTGGGGTGGGATTCACACCAATGTGGGCAGCGTTTACAATCGATACAGTAAATTTGACAACGACCTTTATTCTGCACAAATAACCAGTGGTTTTGATTTTATACCGGGTGGTTCTAAAAAAGGAAGACATAACATTCAGTTCGGAATACTGTTGGAACAAAGCATAAACAGAAACTACACTGTGATACCTTATAATCTCTGGAGATATGCACGATTATTGCAGAATGGTCACATTAAAAGTGGTGTAGATAGTAATGTAATTATAGGGTATACAAAAGTATTTAACCCACAGATTCAAGATTCTGTTGAAGTTCCTTATTTTAGAACATTAATCGAACTTAAGGATGAGTCGAAGTTTTATAAATCAATCAGGGCACTTCAATTTGCCAACATCTCATTAGATTCATCTCAATATCTATTTGCGGATGTGGATCGGTTTAGACCTTCAGATTTATCCCTGGATATGTTTTCAGCCGCGGAATTGACGGAGCAAAGTGCTGTTGGATTCAGTGGCTTTGATTATCTGGGCAACAAATTAAAAGGGAATGTGAAGTTTGAAGACTTCTTTAAACGGGACGCTAATGGAAGGCAGTCATTTGCCGTTGCTCCATTTTCTCCAATATATGCAGCAGGCTATCTTCAGGATAAATTTACTTACAAGGATATTATCTTCAGGGTTGGAGGTCGAGTAGATTACTATGATGCCAACACCAAAGTCTTAAAAGACCCATACAGTCTTTATGGAATCCTTGGTGCAAAATCCTTTCACGATCAGAAGGGCTCACCAAAACCTTCCACTATTGGAGATGAGTTCAGTGTTTACCTGGTTGACCAAGGTGCCCCTGATGTAAAGGCCTATCGTGATGGTGACCAGTGGTATTTTGCCAATGGTACCCCGGCAAATAACTCTTTGGCCATTTTCGGAGATAACAACCTTGTCTATCCGGCTTATATTCAACCTGCAGACACTCTCAGAGACATACGTGGTCAGTATTTTAAGGTCGATGAATCCTTTGAAGATTATAAGCCACAGATCAACTGGATGCCTCGTATCGCATTCTCTTTCCCAATTTCAGATGATGCCAACTTTTTTGCTCATTATGATATCTTGGTTCAAAGACCTACTTCCGATAATTTTGTATCTCCTCTTTCTTATTACTACTGGGATATAAACGGAAGAACTCCAAGTGCCAATGGAAATCTTAGACCATCGAGAAAAGTGGACTATGAAGTTGGATTTCAACAAAAAATTACCAATTCATCCTCTGTGGTGTTTTCAGCTTACTACAACGAGTTGAGGGATATGATTCAGATTACTACGCTGAGTAAAGTTGCTACAGTAGGAACCTATAACACATTTAGAAATCTCGACTTTGGAACAGTGAAAGGATTCAATTTCACTTATGATTTAAGAAGAGTTAATAATTTTGAATTCAATGCGGCTTATACTTTGCAATTTGCAGACGGAACAGGATCTGATGCACGATCTCAGGAAGGTTTGACCGGAAAAGGTATCAATATCAGAAATATATTTCCTTTTAATTACGATGAGAGACATCGATTCTCATTTAGTGCGGATTACAGGTATGCTTCCGGCAAACAGTACAACGGTCCCAGAATCGGTGGTCTTGATATCCTAGCCAATACAGGGGTTAACCTACTTTTGGTTACCGCTTCAGGAAGACCTTATTCACCGGGTTTGAATGTGGTAAGATATGACGGCTCTGGGTACAGAGGTTCTATAAATGGTGCCAGATTACCTTGGAATTTCAACATAGATTTTCGTGCAGATAAATACATTCAATTGACTAAGACTGATGCCAAACATCCGTTATTTTTAAATGTTTACTGCAGAGTTCAAAACTTGTTGAACACAAAAAATGTGATTGGTTTGTACCGGGGATCTTCTGATGCAGCTGATGATGGATATTTATCTTCCGGCAGGGGTGCTAATGACATTAATTCTGCTGTACAAACTTATGGCCAGGAAAATCTTCAGTATTTTATTGATTCCTACAATTGGGCTTTATTGAATCCTGACTTTTATACTTTGCCTAGGAGGATTTATATAGGAGCCATTTTTGAATTTTAA
- a CDS encoding PorV/PorQ family protein, with product MNKFLPYVILSFLVLTVEVLFAGNPDRQGEAGAYELLINPWARGSAMNSLNASYVKGVEALRVNVSGLGRIKHSQALAGHTRWLVPSGVTVNSFGYATKVGKNGAIGIELMSLSFGDIKVTTTTAPEGTGATYSPNFFNLGVGYSHNFGEKVSVGILVRGVSESIQDLSAFGFAIDGGVQYVTGPENNFHLGIAIRNVGSPMRFGGEGLSTQLTSPENTALTYDVRLSNFELPSLLHLGLSYDFIFSNLLTVSPVANFTSNSFGRDVIGAGAELTIKDIFGVRASYVYEIGDAAGAGDGAYTGLGAGVSINIPMDKKGNNILAVDYGYRPTNPFSGTHNIGLGLNF from the coding sequence ATGAATAAATTTTTACCATATGTGATTTTAAGCTTCCTTGTTTTAACGGTGGAAGTTCTTTTTGCCGGAAATCCTGACAGGCAGGGAGAAGCAGGTGCTTATGAACTATTAATTAATCCATGGGCAAGAGGATCTGCCATGAATAGTCTCAATGCTTCTTATGTAAAGGGTGTTGAAGCTTTGAGGGTAAATGTCTCGGGACTTGGAAGAATAAAACACTCTCAAGCTCTTGCCGGGCATACCAGATGGCTTGTTCCAAGTGGGGTGACCGTTAATTCATTTGGTTATGCCACTAAAGTGGGAAAAAATGGTGCCATAGGGATTGAGCTTATGTCATTGAGTTTTGGTGACATAAAAGTGACGACCACTACAGCCCCAGAGGGTACAGGAGCTACATACAGCCCTAATTTTTTCAACTTAGGAGTTGGTTATTCGCATAATTTTGGCGAGAAGGTGTCTGTTGGTATTTTAGTGCGAGGTGTATCTGAAAGTATTCAAGATCTAAGTGCATTTGGCTTTGCCATTGATGGTGGAGTGCAATATGTAACCGGTCCGGAAAATAATTTTCACCTGGGAATTGCCATTCGAAATGTTGGAAGTCCAATGAGATTCGGTGGTGAAGGATTGTCCACGCAATTGACAAGCCCTGAAAATACTGCTTTGACTTATGATGTTCGATTGTCAAATTTTGAGCTCCCATCTTTGTTACACTTAGGTTTGTCTTACGATTTTATTTTCAGTAATCTATTGACTGTCAGTCCTGTGGCTAATTTTACTTCAAACTCTTTTGGTCGGGATGTTATTGGTGCGGGTGCTGAATTGACGATAAAAGATATTTTTGGAGTAAGGGCTTCCTATGTTTATGAAATTGGTGATGCCGCTGGCGCCGGAGATGGTGCTTATACGGGTTTAGGCGCTGGTGTAAGTATAAATATACCTATGGACAAGAAGGGTAATAATATACTTGCAGTTGATTATGGTTACCGACCAACCAATCCGTTTTCCGGGACGCATAATATTGGGCTTGGCTTGAATTTTTAA